In the genome of Planctomyces sp. SH-PL62, the window ACGCCCGTCGACCACGAGCAACTGCCGAAGTTCCACTACAACCACAAGCCGGCCGGCTCCCCCAAGACCCACTTCCCCGGCGTCGCGCCGACCGGCCCGCTCCCCGCCTCGGTCGACTTCGCGCTCGTCCCGCGCGAGGAGCCCGATTCGTTCAAGCTCCTCCTCTTCGGCGACACCCAACCGCGCGACGTGAAGGAGGTCGAGTACATCACCCACGACGTGATCGAGCCCTTGATCTCCGCCAAATCCCACGGCGCGGTGCTGGGGATGACCCTGGGCGACGTGGTCTTCAACGACCTGTCCGTCTTCGAACCCCTGAAGAAGTCGATCGCGCTGCTGGGGCTCCCCTGGTACAACGTCCTGGGCAACCACGACATGAATTTCGACGCCGTGGACGACCGCTACTCCGACGAGACGTGGGAGCACTACTTCGGCCCTCCGTACTACTCGTTCGACCACGGCCCGGTCCACTTCGTGGTCCTCGACGACGTGGTCTGGGTCGCCGCCGACCCGAACGACAAGAAGTCCAAGGGGAAGTATCACGGCGGCCTGGGCGCCAAGCAGATGGAGTTCCTCCGCAACGACCTGGCGAACACCCCCAAGGACCAGCTCGTCGTCCTCACCATGCACATCCCGATCACCGAGATCGAGGAGCGCCCGGAGATCTTCAAGCTCCTGGCCGAACGCCCGCATTCGCTCTCGCTGTCGGCCCACCTGCACCAGCAGCAGCATCGGTTCCTCGGCTCGGAAGACGGCTTCCCCGGCGACGGTCCGCACCACCACCTCGTCCACGGGACGGTCTGCGGGAGCTGGTGGGCCGGCGCGCCCGACGAGAACGGAATCCCCCACGCCACCATGTCCGACGGCGCCCCCAACGGCTACTCGATCGTCACCTTCGACGGCCCGAAGTACGACGTGGAATTCCACGCCGCCCGCCGCCCCGCCAGCCACCAGATGAACATCCACGCCCCCGAAGAGGTCGCCGCCGAGGCCGCCTCGACGACCGACGCGGTGGTCAACGTCTTCGCCGGCAATGAGAAGTCGATCGTCGAGATCCGGCTCGGCGATTCGGGCGAATGGCGGCCGATGGAGCAGGTCCGTGAAGCGGACCCCTACTTCGTCGCCATGAAAGCGCTGGAGGAAGGCCCCAAGCCCCCTCCCGGCCGCAAGCTTCCCGCCCCCAACAAGTCCACCCACCTCTGGCGAGCCAGGCTGGCGAGCGAGGCCCCGGCCCCCGGCACCCACCTGATCCACGTCCGCGCCACCGACATGTTCGGCAAGACGCACGTCGACCAGCGCGCCGTGCGGTTCGCCCCGGCCTCCCAGACCGAAGCCGCCACCCCGCCGGCCCCCGCCGGCAGCTGAACCGGATTCGGCCCCGGCCGCGCGACGGGCTCGCCCTTCCTCACGGGGGGGCGGGCCCGCGTGGTTCCCGGGCCGCGCCGGAAATCGTTCCAGGGGTCCGGGATTTGCCCCTCGTTCGAAGCGGCCCGAGGGACCTCCCCCCGGTGCGGCGTCCTGAACTTGGAGCGAGCGTCAT includes:
- a CDS encoding calcineurin-like phosphoesterase C-terminal domain-containing protein → MRIRVSVALSAAAFLAFGPLAPAQQAPNAPAPGAPKNPTEAVVPADPKPTPAPAAPAGQTATGLVFHDKDGDGVRDEGEPGLADVRVSNGRDVVRTDDSGRYTLPIDDDTILFVIKPRHWMTPVDHEQLPKFHYNHKPAGSPKTHFPGVAPTGPLPASVDFALVPREEPDSFKLLLFGDTQPRDVKEVEYITHDVIEPLISAKSHGAVLGMTLGDVVFNDLSVFEPLKKSIALLGLPWYNVLGNHDMNFDAVDDRYSDETWEHYFGPPYYSFDHGPVHFVVLDDVVWVAADPNDKKSKGKYHGGLGAKQMEFLRNDLANTPKDQLVVLTMHIPITEIEERPEIFKLLAERPHSLSLSAHLHQQQHRFLGSEDGFPGDGPHHHLVHGTVCGSWWAGAPDENGIPHATMSDGAPNGYSIVTFDGPKYDVEFHAARRPASHQMNIHAPEEVAAEAASTTDAVVNVFAGNEKSIVEIRLGDSGEWRPMEQVREADPYFVAMKALEEGPKPPPGRKLPAPNKSTHLWRARLASEAPAPGTHLIHVRATDMFGKTHVDQRAVRFAPASQTEAATPPAPAGS